The Canis aureus isolate CA01 chromosome 24, VMU_Caureus_v.1.0, whole genome shotgun sequence genome includes a window with the following:
- the LOC144295891 gene encoding ankyrin repeat domain-containing protein 26-like → MMRRLSKYENGEPPFCGDIKTSQTDMDTQINMLKQKIGDLRARLETESSRCLQLDAKNQVLQQELLSVKATEKKCEKLEQMNKKLEQRVINLRSVAEVNVVERSQVEKYKREIKQEVDQRVRLILEKRLKEVNRFLQTQAAYQEKLEQFRESHHASIKSQMALRIEELESELRSKVTNSQELETELEKYRKLYLQESKMRMSLTEELSKCRSWKKI, encoded by the exons ATGATGAGGAGGttaagtaaatatgaaaatggaGAGCCTCCTTTCTGTGGAGATATAAAAACCAGTCAAACGGACATGGATACTCAGATTAATATGCTAAAACAGAAg ATTGGTGATCTTAGAGCAAGACTGGAAACTGAATCTTCAAGATGTCTACAGCTGGATGCAAAAAATCAAGTTCTTCAACAGGAGCTATTATCTGTGAAAGCAACagagaagaaatgtgaaaaactAGAACAGATGAACAAGAAGTTGGAACAAAGAGTAATAAACCTCAGAAGTGTTGCAGAAGTCAATGTGGTAGAACGCAGTCAAGTAGAAAAGTATAAACGGGAGATTAAACAGGAGGTTGACCAGCGAGTAAGactaattttagaaaaaagattaaaagaagtcAATCGATTTTTACAG acACAAGCAGCATATCAAGAAAAGTTAGAACAGTTTAGAGAAAGTCATCATGCTTCAATAAAAAGTCAAATGGCACTCAGAATTGAAGAGCTGGAATCTGAACTTCGATCCAAAGTAACAAATTCTCAGGAACTTGAAACTGAATTGGAAAAGTACAGGAAACTCTACTTACAAGAATCAAAAATGCGAATGTCATTGACAGAAGAACTAAGCAA ATGCAGGagttggaagaaaatataa